The stretch of DNA TCACGTCGTGAACATGGTCGTCCGTTGCGATCTGATTCCATTCCTCGGACATTTCCAGAAGGTGGTGTTTCCGCAGTTGGTCACGGATTATTCTCGGCTTACCCGACGCGGCCATGCGGAAATCATGAGCAAGTTCAAGGCGATTGCGGTAATCACCCCGGGAACGGACCAGTTTTTTCATGATCTGAATGAGAACGCGGGCCGTGTTCTTTCGAAGATGACTGTTCGCGCTGAAAAGAACCTCATCGCGCAGCGAGCGCAATGCGTTCAGCCGGTCCTTTGCTTCGCCGACCTCCAGCGAATTCAACAGGTGAATGACAGCGTAGGCGATGCGCAACTCTCTCGATGCGGCCATTTCCTTGATGCCGTGGGGATGCAGATAGGGATTGAGCAGATTTTTTATGTTCTTTCTCGACTCGTCTCTGTTGATGACTTCATTGACGATCACCAGGAGTTCATGGTCCTCCCGGTCGAAAAGGATCCATGGAATGCGTTGGGTCATTCCCTTTATTCCCCGAAATTATTTATTTATTCCTGTACTGTGTATAAAATTGCCGATGATGTCAATGATTTTTAACATTTCCGGCGGCGCGGTCCGGTTCCGGGCGGCCCGTCAGTCCCTTCGCCGTTCAATGTCGATCATATATGGGAAATGATCCGAGGGGTAGCGTCCGTTGATGTTGTCCCTGACAATACGGGTGTTGGTCACACGGAAACGGGAGCTTGTCAGGATCCAGTCCATGCGGGTGATACGGGGTGTTCCCTGAAAACCATGATGGGTATAGCTCGCGGGACCCTCGGTCCCGCCGTGACATATCCAGCTGTCGGCCATACCTGTCTCAGGGGCTGTGAGCACTTCGTGAACGGCGGAACCGGGGCCGTCGTTGAAGTCGCCCATGATGATCACCGGCGCCGTTCTCTGTGATGCCCATCGTGCGATGATGGCACCTTGCCGGAGCCGGGCGACGGGACCCATGTGGTCCAGGTGTGTGACCGCCGCCCAGAGACAGTGCGGCTCTTCTCCGCTGATGAGCTGTGCCGCGCTGAACATCCGGGGGAACGCGCTGTCCCAGTTCATGCTGAGGGACGTATGAGGTGTCTTCGACAGCCAGAATTCCTCGCCGCCGACCCGCTCAAGGGTGTCCCGCCTGATGAAAAGCGTGGGATACTGTGACCGTTCATCCATCATCCGTCCCGGTGCGTGCAGAACATAGCCGGGCAGCCGGTCCCGAAGATAGATGAGCTGATGCCGTTTTCCTTCCTGGGTTCCCAGTATGTCGGGCCGGTGCCGCACGATGAGATCGACGATCATGTCCCGGCGGTGCACCCACGCGTTCGCGTCGTCCTGGTCGTTCTCGAACCGGATATTGAAGGTCATGACTCTCATGTCACGAGTGATCCCCCGGGTTCAGTATCTCATACCATCTCAGACCGGCCGCTGTCATGCAATCGAAAAGGAACGTGGTGAAGGTCCTGAAAGGAGATTCGTATTTTGACGATTGCCGGTGTACAATAGGAGCACCATTCACCTATCGAGAAGGGCTATTCATGGGATCGCTGCTTGCCGTTGATCTGGGTGTGCGGGCCGGGCTCGCCCTCTATGGCGGTGACGGACGGCTGCGCTGGTACCGCTCACACAATTTCGGGTCCGTCCAGCGTCTTCGGAAAGGTGTGTCGCGAGTCCTGTCGGATGTACCCGATCTTGAATGGGTCATCGTTGAGGGTGGCGGTGACCTTGCCGGCATCTGGGAACGCGAGGCGCAACGGAGGAACGTATCATTCCTGACGGTGCCGGCCGAAATATGGCGGGAACGGTTTCTCCTCCCCCGTGAGCAGAGGTCCCGCGTGCTTGCGAAAACACATGCCGAGGTCATGGCACGGCGGATCATTGCGTGGTCGGGGACAAAAAGACCCACTTCGCTCCGCCACGATGCGGCGGAAGCAATCATTGTCGGTCTGTGGGGTGTGCTCGAGGTTGGGTTGCTTGATCAGCTTCCTTCGCAATTACGTCGATAGGAATGGAGAGCCCCCGAGGAACGGTTCCTGAACTGCCCGCCGGGCGTGCGCTGGTATGAGAGTTCTTTCAGCCGAAGGGTATTCGGGAATGCCGAACGTCAAACTGACACGACTTCCTTGACCGTGGGAATAATGCTTTTCAGCCGTCGCTCGATACCCATCTTCAGCGTCATCTGCGACATGGGACATCCTCTGCAGGCCCCCTGAAGTTTTACCTTTACGGTTCCGTCTTCTGTAACGTCTATCAATTCGACATCACCGCCGTCAGCCTGCAGGTGCGGCCTGATGTTTTCGATTTCTTTCTGTACCTGTTCTTTCATCGCTAACCTCCACGGTGCGCATTCTATCAAATATGAGCTAAGATATATCCTTTTCAGCGATTGTCAAATTAAAATTGCCCGGATTCCCGCTTTGCCGGCTCGAAACGTGACAGGCAGTGGCAAAGCGACAAAACGACAAAGTGACAGAGTGAACATCGTGAAACCTGTGAAAGTAAAAGTTCCTTCATTTCCCCCTTTGCAAAGGGGGATTAAGGGGGATTTTACATACGAAAATCCCTCCCGATCCCAGACCCCTGAGTTTTGTAACGAGGGCACCGTAAACCCCCGTGACATACCGGTGGAGGAAAGAGCCGTTGTGCTCTGCTGTATCCTATGATATTAAAATAAAGTTTTCCAACCGATCGGTCGCATGGAGTGATTTCATGGAGATAAGCGCCTCCTGGACAGGTACTTCCCTGCGGGACTTTCATACCGTCATCGACTGGCGTGATACCATGAACTACGCCGCCGCCCTCGACGATGACAATCCCTGCTACTTCAATGATGAGCGGCCCGAGGGGGTCCTGGCGCCCCCGCTCTATGCCGTCGCCCTTACCTGGCCCGTTTCCGAGAAGATCTGGGAATTTATCGAGGCGGAAAATTTTCCCGTTGAACTGCTTGCAACCCAGGTCCACTATACGGAGCACCTGCATTTCTACCGGCCCCTGGCACCGGGTGTTGCCCTGACCATCAGGGGGAACATAGCGGCCATCCTGCCCCACCGGGCGGGAACTCATGTGGTGATACGATTCGACGGTCTTGATGAAGCCGGTGAACGCATCTTTACGGAACATATCGGGGCCATGCTGCGGGGCGTTCGCTGCATCGACGGCGAGCGTGGCCGGGAGGACCTTCCCGCGGTCCCGCGCTGTGACGGGATCAGCGGTGAACCCTGCTGGGAGGAAACGGTTCACGTTCATGCCCTCTTTCCCTTCCTTTACGATGGTTGTTCACGGATCTTCTTTCCCATCCACACCTCAAGGAAATTTGCCCGACAGGTGGGGTTGCCGGGCATCATCGTGCAGGGGACGGCGACCCTTGCCTTGGCGGTCCGTGAGATCATCCGGCGCGAGGCCGGGGGAGACCCGCGGCGCCTGCGGTCCCTGTCGTGCCGGTTTACCGGAATGGTATTACCCGGCACCGATATCATTGTCCGGCTCCTGGAACGAAAAAGGACGCAAGGGGCGACGGAATTGTTCTTTGCCGTTCTCGATCAGGATTGCCGGCAGGCGATCAGCGGGGGGTACGCATCTCTGACGGATTGAGTGAGATCACAGGCGGAATCCGGCCGGAGAAGGGGCTGATCGTGACAGAGGCTCCCTGCGTCACAGGAGCCCTGTCCATCCAAGGAAAAGGAGGGAAGGTATGGCACGTGAATATGTGAGACTCCCGTTGCTGAACTCCTATATAGAGCACTGGGCCCGCGAGACGCCTCATCGAGCGGCCATGATCCAGCACGAGGACGGAAGGTCCTTCACTTACAGCAAATTCCTCAAATTCATTGATTATTTCGCCCTGCGACTCCTCGACATGGGGATCGAAAAAGGTGATCGGGTTGCCACCCTTCTCGTCCTGATCCCCGAACATGTCATGCTCATGTATGCCTGTTTCAAGATCGGGGCCATTCTCGCGCCTCTCGATGTCCGTCTCAAGGATGATGAGGTGGTCCGCGACCTGAAGAAGATCCGTCCCAAGGCCTTTTTCTTCCTGGGGAATACGCCTGTCCGTGACTTCCGGGATGCCGGCAGGGCGGTGCGGGATGCCTGCCCGGATGTGAGACATCTTGTTCAGGTCACCCCTGACCCGAAACCGGGCGACATTATGGACGGTGCCTTCGGTATCACGGAAATGATGGATAAAAAACGGATCGTCTATCTGATGCTGAAAGAACTTCTGACACACCGTCTCCAGGTGGCCGCGCGTGAGATCACGCCGAAGACACCGGCCCTCATCATTTATACAACGGGAACCACCGGCGAGCCGAAACCGGCGCTTCTCAGCCATGAGAACATTATCGTTCAGAATGAGATACTGGCCCGGGGAGCGGAGATGGAAGATGATGCCCGGATACTGATCAACCTGCCGCCCAGCCATGTGGGCTGTGTTACGGAAGGGTTCATGACAACCATGTTCGTCGGCGGCACGGCGGTTCTTCTGAGAATATTCGATGTGAAGCATACCCTGGAGGCCATCGAAAAGCACCGGGTGAACGCTTTCGGCCAGATCCCCACCCAGTACCGGATGCTCTGGGCTCATCCCGATTATGAGCGCTATGACCTGAGCAGTCTGAAATTTGTTATCTATGCGGGTTCCGCCGTTGATGTCGGATTTTTGAAAAAACTGTCCTCCATGGCGCCCAAATTCGGTACCGGTATCGGTATGACGGAAAACGCGGGATTTGCGACTTTCACTCCCCAAGGGATCTCCATCGAGGAGATGGCGGGACAGGTGGGGCGTTCGTTCCCGGACCTGGCGGAAGTGTCGGTCCGCGCCCCCATGAACGTGGACGGGACTGCGGGGCTGGAACTGCCCGACGGAGAGATCGGAGAGATCTGCTATCATCCGCCCATCGTGTTCCCGGGGTACTACGATCAGCCGGAAGAAACGGCAAAGGTCATATCCCGCGAAGGGATCCTGTATACGGGGGACCTGGGCTATTTCAAGGATATGGGTTCCTACCGGGCCCTGTATCTTGCCGGGAGGCGAAAGTTCGTCATTAAACAAAAAGGGTACAATGTCTTCCCCGATGAGGTGGAAGCGTATATCGCGGAACTTGAAGGGGTCGATGCCGTTGAGGTCATCGGCATGGAGCACCGGTTGTTCGACGAGGGCATTTTTGCCTTTGTTCGGCCAAAGCCAGGGGCTCAACTATCTCCCGAGACGGTGATGGAGCATTGCTCCGGGATAGCCGCCTACAAGCGGCCACAGCATGTGGAGATATGGCAGCCGGGAGAAATGTTTCCCCTGACCCGCAGCACCAAGGTGGACAAACTGGAATTGAAGAAGATCGCCGAACCGGTCATTGAACAGTTGCGCCGGGAAGGGAAATGGGATGCCCGGGAACAATGAATCGGGACCATTGCCGGCCGCAGGTGCATACTGCATAAAAATGTAGATTTTCCGGCGTTCTTCTGATAACGTGTCGCAACAAATTACTGTATTTTCAATGAATAATGCATGAACTGCCGGTAACGGAAAGTATCCTGGACATCGTCCTGAAACACGGTGAAGCTCATAAGGTAAAGAAGATCGTCGGCGTCGGTCTGCGGATCGGTGAAATGAGCGATCTCGTTGACGAGTGGATCCAGAAATACTTCGACTACCTGAGCAAGGGGACGATCGCGGAAGGGGCAAAGCTCGACATTGAGAGGGCCCCCGTGAAATTCACCTGTAATGCCTGTGGTGCCACCTTTCAGGTGGATATACGGACGATACAAAAGGTGATATGCCCGGAATGCGGAGGGGAGAAGCATCGTCTCGTCTCGGGAAGAGAGTTTTTTATTAAAAATATCGCGGTGATATGATGGAAGAAGTACGGCTCATCGAGGTCAAGGAAGAGATCATGGCCGATAACACGGCCGCTGCGGACGAGTTGCGGGAGAGTCTTTCCCGAAAGGGGGTGTTCCTGCTGAACCTGATGTCTTCTCCGGGGGCGGGGAAAACGAGTCTTGTCGTGCGGACGATCCGGGCGCTGAAGGATACCTTCCGGATCGGTGT from Deltaproteobacteria bacterium encodes:
- a CDS encoding endonuclease/exonuclease/phosphatase family protein yields the protein MRVMTFNIRFENDQDDANAWVHRRDMIVDLIVRHRPDILGTQEGKRHQLIYLRDRLPGYVLHAPGRMMDERSQYPTLFIRRDTLERVGGEEFWLSKTPHTSLSMNWDSAFPRMFSAAQLISGEEPHCLWAAVTHLDHMGPVARLRQGAIIARWASQRTAPVIIMGDFNDGPGSAVHEVLTAPETGMADSWICHGGTEGPASYTHHGFQGTPRITRMDWILTSSRFRVTNTRIVRDNINGRYPSDHFPYMIDIERRRD
- a CDS encoding NifU family protein, which encodes MKEQVQKEIENIRPHLQADGGDVELIDVTEDGTVKVKLQGACRGCPMSQMTLKMGIERRLKSIIPTVKEVVSV
- a CDS encoding MaoC family dehydratase N-terminal domain-containing protein; the encoded protein is MEISASWTGTSLRDFHTVIDWRDTMNYAAALDDDNPCYFNDERPEGVLAPPLYAVALTWPVSEKIWEFIEAENFPVELLATQVHYTEHLHFYRPLAPGVALTIRGNIAAILPHRAGTHVVIRFDGLDEAGERIFTEHIGAMLRGVRCIDGERGREDLPAVPRCDGISGEPCWEETVHVHALFPFLYDGCSRIFFPIHTSRKFARQVGLPGIIVQGTATLALAVREIIRREAGGDPRRLRSLSCRFTGMVLPGTDIIVRLLERKRTQGATELFFAVLDQDCRQAISGGYASLTD
- a CDS encoding acyl--CoA ligase; the encoded protein is MAREYVRLPLLNSYIEHWARETPHRAAMIQHEDGRSFTYSKFLKFIDYFALRLLDMGIEKGDRVATLLVLIPEHVMLMYACFKIGAILAPLDVRLKDDEVVRDLKKIRPKAFFFLGNTPVRDFRDAGRAVRDACPDVRHLVQVTPDPKPGDIMDGAFGITEMMDKKRIVYLMLKELLTHRLQVAAREITPKTPALIIYTTGTTGEPKPALLSHENIIVQNEILARGAEMEDDARILINLPPSHVGCVTEGFMTTMFVGGTAVLLRIFDVKHTLEAIEKHRVNAFGQIPTQYRMLWAHPDYERYDLSSLKFVIYAGSAVDVGFLKKLSSMAPKFGTGIGMTENAGFATFTPQGISIEEMAGQVGRSFPDLAEVSVRAPMNVDGTAGLELPDGEIGEICYHPPIVFPGYYDQPEETAKVISREGILYTGDLGYFKDMGSYRALYLAGRRKFVIKQKGYNVFPDEVEAYIAELEGVDAVEVIGMEHRLFDEGIFAFVRPKPGAQLSPETVMEHCSGIAAYKRPQHVEIWQPGEMFPLTRSTKVDKLELKKIAEPVIEQLRREGKWDAREQ
- the hypA gene encoding hydrogenase maturation nickel metallochaperone HypA codes for the protein MHELPVTESILDIVLKHGEAHKVKKIVGVGLRIGEMSDLVDEWIQKYFDYLSKGTIAEGAKLDIERAPVKFTCNACGATFQVDIRTIQKVICPECGGEKHRLVSGREFFIKNIAVI